Proteins encoded within one genomic window of Nitrospina gracilis 3/211:
- a CDS encoding response regulator: MKTSNSKIRIFVVDDHAVVRQGIKHIIVQNADMEVVGEASHGNEVLDKIKDLEIDVMLMDIEMPEKSGWEVMSQLKYSHPNLGVIILSIFPEDHYGVRLIKAGASGYLTKSSAPEQLVQAIRTVSDGGKFISPSLAEKLIQELDKKEGQPLHAVLSEREFQVFCMISSGKKTKEIADELSLSITTISTHRSNILEKMGMKNNAELIHYALKNGLVR, encoded by the coding sequence ATGAAAACATCCAATAGCAAAATTCGTATTTTCGTGGTGGACGATCACGCGGTCGTTCGCCAGGGCATCAAGCACATCATCGTCCAGAACGCCGACATGGAAGTGGTGGGCGAAGCCTCCCACGGCAACGAGGTGCTGGATAAAATCAAGGACCTGGAAATCGATGTCATGCTGATGGACATCGAGATGCCTGAGAAAAGCGGGTGGGAGGTGATGTCGCAGTTGAAGTACAGCCACCCCAACCTCGGCGTCATCATTCTCAGCATTTTCCCGGAAGATCATTACGGCGTGCGCCTGATCAAAGCCGGCGCATCCGGGTACCTCACCAAATCCAGCGCGCCGGAACAACTGGTTCAGGCTATCCGCACGGTCTCCGACGGCGGCAAGTTCATCAGCCCGTCACTGGCCGAAAAGCTGATCCAGGAACTGGACAAGAAGGAAGGACAGCCTTTGCACGCCGTTCTTTCCGAACGCGAGTTCCAGGTGTTCTGCATGATCTCCTCGGGCAAGAAGACCAAGGAAATCGCGGACGAACTGTCGCTCAGCATCACCACCATCAGCACCCACCGATCGAACATCCTGGAAAAAATGGGGATGAAGAACAACGCCGAGCTCATCCACTACGCGCTCAAGAACGGACTGGTCCGCTGA
- a CDS encoding sensor histidine kinase, which translates to MKLSKYNINLETSHWWIPIANIFLGIAMLAMMGFSFWKGLEMNTVYAPLINADTEVKLKVVAAHMWVEEILGGDQTKDTEGVWRFLDQADWYANAMLEGGQNEEGTIMPLNDPEIREVIREVRNNIAEFRKIAHTRLSNRATSGTGSPMDKYYDEVYLSFNRKADRIKHRLQELMATDLQYFKVTQITLMGVMFLLSMSMALVVFRFERFRDKWIHALHEANVNLEKEVEERKQAEVKLTEYGNQLRRLTNQLQSIREEEKTRIAREVHDELGQTLTALKMELACLVNDVKQGSDGVPQRTRSMSQLIDSTIQSVQRIATELRPQILDVLGLSEAIRWETAEFEKRTGIQCHVKFIPEKVILERNLSTTLFRIYQEAMTNVARHSGAKNVTICVKEKENEVILEICDDGRGIQKHLLYNSQSLGLLGIQERARALDGETTIEGDPTSGTTVRAVIPVKQKLYENIQ; encoded by the coding sequence ATGAAACTGAGCAAATACAACATCAACCTGGAAACCTCGCATTGGTGGATTCCCATCGCCAATATTTTTCTGGGGATTGCCATGCTTGCCATGATGGGCTTCAGCTTCTGGAAGGGACTCGAGATGAATACCGTTTACGCCCCCCTCATCAACGCCGACACGGAAGTCAAACTGAAGGTGGTGGCCGCCCACATGTGGGTGGAGGAAATCCTTGGCGGCGACCAGACCAAGGACACGGAAGGCGTGTGGAGATTCCTGGACCAGGCGGACTGGTACGCCAACGCCATGCTGGAAGGCGGACAGAATGAGGAAGGCACCATCATGCCGCTCAACGATCCGGAAATCCGCGAAGTCATCCGCGAGGTACGCAACAACATCGCCGAGTTTCGCAAGATCGCCCACACGCGCCTGTCCAACCGCGCCACGTCGGGAACCGGGTCGCCCATGGACAAGTACTACGACGAAGTGTACCTGAGCTTCAACCGCAAGGCCGACCGCATCAAGCACCGTTTGCAGGAATTGATGGCCACCGACCTGCAGTATTTCAAAGTCACGCAGATCACCTTGATGGGCGTCATGTTTCTTCTGTCGATGTCGATGGCCCTGGTCGTGTTCCGCTTTGAGCGGTTTCGCGACAAGTGGATTCATGCCCTGCACGAAGCCAACGTGAACCTGGAAAAAGAAGTCGAGGAACGCAAACAGGCGGAGGTCAAGCTCACGGAGTACGGCAACCAGCTGCGCCGGCTGACCAACCAGCTGCAATCGATCCGCGAAGAGGAAAAGACCCGCATCGCGCGAGAAGTCCACGACGAACTGGGGCAGACGCTCACCGCGCTCAAAATGGAACTTGCCTGCCTGGTCAACGACGTCAAGCAGGGTTCTGACGGCGTACCCCAGAGGACACGTTCGATGAGCCAGTTGATCGACAGCACCATTCAATCGGTGCAGCGCATTGCCACAGAACTCCGGCCGCAGATTCTCGACGTGCTGGGCCTCTCCGAAGCCATCCGCTGGGAGACGGCGGAGTTCGAGAAGCGGACGGGGATTCAATGCCACGTCAAATTCATTCCGGAGAAGGTCATTCTCGAACGCAACCTGTCCACCACCCTGTTCCGCATCTACCAGGAGGCGATGACCAACGTGGCGCGCCATTCCGGAGCGAAAAACGTGACCATCTGCGTGAAAGAAAAGGAAAACGAAGTGATTCTGGAAATCTGCGATGACGGACGCGGAATTCAGAAGCATCTGTTATACAACTCGCAGTCCCTCGGCCTGCTTGGCATCCAGGAACGCGCCCGCGCGCTGGATGGCGAAACCACGATCGAGGGCGACCCCACATCCGGCACCACCGTTCGCGCCGTAATTCCAGTGAAACAGAAACTATATGAAAACATCCAATAG
- a CDS encoding B12-binding domain-containing radical SAM protein, translated as MLFINPAYEKFGGMLSRYIPVGIPVSIGVISAYLRKYGVKNIRVVDEEIETITEDNFRQFTEGLEQPLIIGITVLTAQAGRAYTIGRMYKEAYPDCTVVMGGVHVTALPEEPLRNGSADIVVRGEGEETMRQLYHALREGGDAWKKIRGITFLDDNGELVANEDNDLIDNLDDVPIFPYELFEHPKYDMGFLTGARGCPYKCSYCSQRILTGLTYRWHSMERIIENVKILVNKYKIENITFYDDIFSVNKRRVIELCDGIVEAGLHEKCAFAVQTRADNIYEEILPAMKRANFQTIGMGMETGVERIAKEANKDQTVAQHMEAVRLCKKYGFKVSLFMIYGFPGESKEDRDESWRVVNGANVGFVKFNNLIPYPGTPIYDVAQSEGRLHIMEGWRNFNSTLSITRSIFDTMPLAYVPKGVTEFELKRDIIRRNLQYYFQWKIIKSIMLRDKGVGWVSLPPNWFFKPREVASLTGMAFILGTNLLFSMLPPFVGNAVFALLKRGRSEAAPKDVKMKDRTFRRARVPKDASLPAGETEPSVSVADTESKERPQQGRAEWLRWSSPS; from the coding sequence ATGTTGTTCATCAATCCGGCATACGAAAAATTCGGCGGCATGCTGTCGCGGTACATCCCGGTGGGCATTCCCGTATCGATCGGGGTCATCTCCGCGTATCTTCGCAAATACGGGGTGAAGAACATCCGCGTGGTGGACGAGGAAATCGAGACCATCACCGAGGACAACTTCCGCCAGTTTACCGAGGGACTCGAACAGCCACTGATCATCGGCATCACCGTGCTGACGGCGCAGGCGGGACGGGCCTACACCATCGGCCGCATGTACAAGGAAGCGTATCCGGACTGCACGGTCGTCATGGGCGGTGTGCACGTCACTGCGCTGCCGGAGGAACCGCTTCGCAACGGCTCGGCCGATATCGTGGTGCGCGGCGAAGGGGAAGAGACCATGCGCCAGCTTTACCACGCCCTTCGCGAAGGCGGCGACGCCTGGAAAAAAATCCGCGGCATCACCTTCCTCGACGATAACGGGGAACTGGTCGCCAACGAAGACAACGACCTGATCGACAACCTCGACGATGTGCCGATTTTTCCCTACGAGCTGTTTGAGCATCCCAAATACGACATGGGATTCCTCACCGGAGCGCGCGGGTGTCCGTACAAATGCAGTTATTGCAGTCAGCGCATCCTCACCGGCCTGACCTACCGCTGGCACTCGATGGAACGCATCATCGAGAACGTCAAGATCCTGGTCAATAAATACAAGATCGAGAACATCACGTTTTACGACGACATCTTCAGCGTCAACAAGCGCCGGGTGATTGAGTTGTGCGACGGCATCGTCGAAGCCGGCCTTCACGAGAAGTGCGCCTTTGCCGTACAGACCCGCGCCGACAATATTTACGAAGAGATTTTGCCGGCGATGAAACGGGCCAATTTCCAGACCATCGGCATGGGTATGGAAACCGGCGTCGAGCGCATCGCCAAGGAAGCCAACAAGGACCAGACGGTGGCCCAGCACATGGAAGCCGTCAGGCTGTGCAAAAAATACGGCTTCAAGGTGTCGCTGTTCATGATTTACGGCTTCCCGGGCGAGAGCAAGGAAGACCGCGACGAGTCGTGGCGGGTGGTCAACGGGGCGAACGTCGGGTTCGTCAAGTTCAACAACCTGATCCCGTACCCGGGCACCCCGATTTACGATGTGGCGCAGAGCGAAGGCCGCCTGCACATCATGGAGGGCTGGCGTAATTTCAACAGCACCCTGTCCATCACGCGCAGCATCTTCGATACCATGCCGCTGGCTTATGTGCCGAAGGGCGTGACGGAGTTCGAACTGAAGCGCGACATCATCCGCCGCAACCTGCAATACTACTTCCAGTGGAAGATCATCAAGTCCATCATGCTCCGCGACAAGGGCGTGGGCTGGGTTTCTTTGCCGCCCAACTGGTTTTTCAAGCCGCGCGAGGTGGCGTCGCTCACCGGCATGGCGTTCATCCTGGGCACCAACCTGCTGTTCTCCATGTTGCCGCCGTTTGTGGGCAACGCCGTGTTTGCGCTCCTGAAACGCGGACGCTCGGAAGCGGCTCCGAAAGATGTGAAGATGAAGGACCGCACATTCCGCCGCGCCCGGGTGCCCAAGGACGCATCCCTGCCAGCGGGGGAGACGGAACCTTCCGTTTCCGTGGCGGACACCGAGTCCAAGGAACGGCCGCAACAGGGCCGGGCCGAATGGCTGCGCTGGTCCTCGCCCAGCTGA